One window of the Salvia miltiorrhiza cultivar Shanhuang (shh) chromosome 6, IMPLAD_Smil_shh, whole genome shotgun sequence genome contains the following:
- the LOC130990194 gene encoding nuclear intron maturase 3, mitochondrial — MFANFLRKPRVAAIAATAATTAVKPSLFSTLQHPPTEIRPLEKSALQSLVLSHYRHGKFQSLLQNIVASPSLLLTACHNLRKHAPDSPPPPLTLDSVSTHFFSLQELSSQLANNSVDVESCCISVFPKSRKGEALVLPNLKLKVVLEAIRIVLEVIYDDRFVTFCYGGRANMGRHTAIRYLKNSVENPNWWFSVKFDDQLFQSRHVGNLCLMLGQKIDDCDFLDLIRRLFGCRVVSVNLGGVCLGRGLPQECALSSILINVYLNGFDKEIQELRLKTNKENPRFNENELAGSFSVFHKPLKVHAVRYLDEILIITSGSKMMTMDLKKKVVRFLDEELDLKVDGQITVIHSAVSEKIDFMGMELQAVAPSVLRPRKTQKAIRAHKKHLRQKQVRLMELKSAKERNRKKLGMKLLSHVFKKSKQSNGFKFDFQIEDEVRQIFSTWADEVVQEYSASVDERWEWHRMLSAGDFLSLRRIRDQLPHELVDAYDNFQLQVDNYLKPVKAKRELEDEVTRQEEEEEEKYAQRTVEDLTRRCIKVEAPIELLKKAVKMVGFTNQMGRPRPLSLLMVLEDINIIKWYAGVGRRWLDFYSCCHNFKKVKIIVSYHLRFSCILTLAEKHEATKRAAMSHFTKDLKVSGADGTEQVYFPSEREITVMRERNLSDPKPVDGALTMALISLASDEPHHRCTAHFCGNADTTCYRIHLLQNHLDVNPLDDKSWVRGMGAIHDSLQRKCAPLCRHHISELYMGRLTLQDLDCTAFVDVD; from the coding sequence ATGTTCGCTAACTTTCTCCGGAAACCCAGAGTCGCCGCCatcgccgccaccgccgccaccACTGCTGTGAAACCCTCCCTCTTTTCCACCCTCCAACACCCGCCAACAGAAATCCGACCTCTCGAAAAATCAGCTCTCCAATCACTAGTCCTCTCCCACTATCGCCACGGCAAATTCCAGAGCCTCCTCCAAAACATCGTCGCTTCACCCTCCCTCCTCCTCACCGCCTGCCACAACCTCCGAAAGCATGCCCCCGACTCGCCGCCACCGCCGCTCACTCTCGACTCGGTGTCGACTCACTTCTTCTCCCTGCAAGAGCTCTCTTCTCAGCTCGCCAACAACTCGGTCGACGTCGAATCGTGCTGCATTTCCGTTTTCCCGAAATCGCGGAAAGGTGAAGCCCTAGTCCTGCCCAATCTGAAGCTCAAAGTGGTACTCGAAGCTATTAGGATTGTACTAGAAGTCATTTACGATGATAGGTTCGTCACATTTTGTTATGGCGGCCGCGCGAACATGGGCCGCCACACCGCAATTAGGTATTTGAAGAACTCAGTTGAGAACCCTAATTGGTGGTTTAGTGTCAAATTCGATGATCAATTGTTTCAATCTAGGCATGTTGGTAATCTATGCTTGATGCTAGGGCAGAAAATTGATGATTGCGATTTTCTTGATTTGATTAGAAGGTTGTTCGGATGCAGAGTAGTTTCTGTCAATTTGGGTGGAGTTTGTTTAGGTAGAGGGCTGCCTCAAGAATGTGCATTGAGTTCAATTTTGATTAATGTCTACCTCAATGGATTTGATAAGGAAATTCAAGAACTACGCCTGAAAACGAATAAGGAGAAtcctaggttcaatgaaaacGAGCTTGCTGGCTCTTTCTCGGTTTTTCATAAGCCGTTGAAGGTTCATGCTGTCCGGTATTTGGATGAGATATTGATCATCACATCTGGTTCTAAGATGATGACAAtggatttgaagaagaaggttGTAAGGTTTCTAGATGAGGAGTTGGATTTGAAGGTGGATGGACAGATAACTGTTATTCACAGCGCGGTTTCTGAGAAGATTGATTTCATGGGGATGGAACTTCAGGCCGTTGCGCCTTCAGTTCTCCGGCCAAGAAAGACACAGAAGGCAATAAGGGCGCATAAGAAGCATCTCAGGCAGAAGCAAGTCAGGCTTATGGAGTTGAAAAGTGCGAAAGAGAGGAATAGGAAGAAGTTGGGGATGAAGTTATTGAGTCACGTGTTTAAGAAGTCGAAGCAAAGCAATGGATTCAAGTTTGATTTCCAGATAGAGGATGAAGTGAGGCAGATCTTCAGCACTTGGGCTGATGAAGTCGTCCAGGAGTATTCGGCATCTGTGGACGAGAGATGGGAGTGGCATCGGATGCTATCAGCCGGTGATTTCCTCTCCTTGAGAAGGATTAGGGATCAGCTGCCACACGAGCTAGTTGATGCGTACGACAACTTCCAACTGCAAGTGGACAATTATCTAAAGCCGGTGAAAGCCAAGAGGGAATTGGAGGATGAAGTGACAAGGCaagaggaagaagaggaagagaagTATGCTCAAAGAACAGTCGAGGATTTGACAAGGCGGTGCATCAAAGTCGAGGCTCCCATTGAACTTTTAAAGAAGGCAGTCAAGATGGTCGGATTCACAAACCAAATGGGCCGTCCGAGGCCTCTCAGTTTGCTCATGGTTCTTGAAGATATCAACATTATCAAGTGGTACGCTGGGGTGGGAAGAAGATGGCTGGATTTCTACAGCTGCTGTCACAACTTCAAGAAAGTTAAGATTATCGTAAGTTATCATCTTAGATTCTCTTGCATCCTAACATTAGCAGAGAAGCACGAAGCCACCAAACGTGCAGCTATGAGCCATTTCACCAAGGATTTGAAAGTCTCCGGTGCTGATGGAACTGAACAAGTGTACTTCCCTTCAGAAAGGGAGATCACAGttatgagagagagaaatctcTCCGATCCCAAGCCTGTAGATGGCGCTCTGACAATGGCATTGATCAGCTTGGCCTCGGATGAGCCCCATCACCGATGCACTGCTCATTTCTGCGGCAATGCAGACACGACGTGTTACAGGATTCATCTACTGCAGAACCATCTTGACGTGAACCCGTTAGATGATAAATCCTGGGTTCGTGGAATGGGCGCGATCCACGACAGTCTACAGAGGAAATGTGCCCCTCTTTGTCGTCACCATATTAGTGAATTATACATGGGAAGATTGACTCTGCAAGATCTTGATTGCACTGCTTTTGTAGATGTCGACTGA
- the LOC130990196 gene encoding uncharacterized protein LOC130990196 isoform X2, with amino-acid sequence MSNGEVRKVSLQDIQLVQNLIERCLQLYMSEREVVNTLLHQAKIEPGFTELVWQKLEAENQEFFRAYHLRLIVKDQILRFNQLLERQVELMRQVCQTGVASMSLSNGSQMHSIHNNSAYQVQQPAGPPIKPENMHQAITLPNVYTNGASTLQPSVQVPVNMSGHAGRIDVPENMLLAQNSNTGIVQGMNGVMIKSEGGFAGDSHFMFGADNNLIEPRNAIGEASVSPFAGGEPGSQALDESMLDQETASFGFLGQIPRNFSLSDLTADFSNSTDILESYSRSPFLGTEANFLDPHIRGEQQDVRRLDTISEGLSYDDFASD; translated from the exons ATGTCAAATGGTGAAGTTAGGAAAGTCTCACTACAGGACATACAATTG GTTCAGAACCTTATAGAAAGATGCCTTCAGCTTTACATGAGCGAGAGGGAAGTTGTGAATACATTGTTACACCAGGCAAAAATTGAGCCCGGCTTCACCGAACTTG TGTGGCAAAAACTTGAAGCAGAAAATCAGGAATTTTTTCGGGCGTATCACCTGAGGCTGATTGTGAAGGACCAGATATTAAGATTCAATCAATTGCTCGAGAGGCAGGTTGAGCTAATGCGCCAAGTATGTCAGACAGGAGTCGCTTCCATGTCTTTGTCAAATGGATCTCAGATGCATTCAA TCCACAACAACTCGGCTTATCAGGTTCAACAGCCTGCTGGACCACCTATAAAGCCGGAAAACATGCACCAAGCCATTACATTACCTAACGTCTACACTAACGGTGCGTCCACCCTGCAACCTAGCGTGCAAGTTCCAGTCAACATGTCCGGTCATGCTGGTCGGATTGACGTGCCAGAAAACATGCTATTAGCTCAGAATTCCAACACGGGAATCGTGCAAGGAATGAACGGGGTGATGATTAAATCAGAGGGCGGCTTTGCAGGCGACTCCCACTTTATGTTTGGTGCAGACAACAATCTCATAGAACCTCGAAACGCGATTGGAGAAGCGTCCGTTTCTCCTTTCGCTGGTGGTGAGCCGGGTTCACAAGCACTGGATGAGTCCATGTTGGACCAGGAGACAGCCTCATTTGGATTTCTGGGACAGATACCGCGAAACTTCAGCCTTTCAGATTTGACAGCTGATTTCTCCAATAGCACAG ATATTCTAGAGAGCTACTCTAGATCGCCGTTTCTGGGAACGGAAGCAAACTTCTTGGACCCCCACATAAGAGGCGAACAACAAG ATGTTAGGAGACTGGACACCATATCAGAGGGCTTGAGTTACGATGATTTTGCCAGTGATTGA
- the LOC130990195 gene encoding uncharacterized protein LOC130990195, with protein MAVGWSVTLWMARMVWFALCGWVVSCLTVADELAGSLRSGDIGPFHVG; from the coding sequence ATGGCAGTGGGATGGAGTGTGACACTTTGGATGGCAAGAATGGTGTGGTTTGCATTGTGTGGTTGGGTGGTTTCTTGCTTGACTGTTGCCGATGAATTGGCCGGCTCTTTGCGCTCCGGAGATATCGGCCCGTTCCATGTCGGTTAA
- the LOC130990196 gene encoding uncharacterized protein LOC130990196 isoform X1: MSNGEVRKVSLQDIQLVQNLIERCLQLYMSEREVVNTLLHQAKIEPGFTELVWQKLEAENQEFFRAYHLRLIVKDQILRFNQLLERQVELMRQVCQTGVASMSLSNGSQMHSTVHNNSAYQVQQPAGPPIKPENMHQAITLPNVYTNGASTLQPSVQVPVNMSGHAGRIDVPENMLLAQNSNTGIVQGMNGVMIKSEGGFAGDSHFMFGADNNLIEPRNAIGEASVSPFAGGEPGSQALDESMLDQETASFGFLGQIPRNFSLSDLTADFSNSTDILESYSRSPFLGTEANFLDPHIRGEQQDVRRLDTISEGLSYDDFASD; the protein is encoded by the exons ATGTCAAATGGTGAAGTTAGGAAAGTCTCACTACAGGACATACAATTG GTTCAGAACCTTATAGAAAGATGCCTTCAGCTTTACATGAGCGAGAGGGAAGTTGTGAATACATTGTTACACCAGGCAAAAATTGAGCCCGGCTTCACCGAACTTG TGTGGCAAAAACTTGAAGCAGAAAATCAGGAATTTTTTCGGGCGTATCACCTGAGGCTGATTGTGAAGGACCAGATATTAAGATTCAATCAATTGCTCGAGAGGCAGGTTGAGCTAATGCGCCAAGTATGTCAGACAGGAGTCGCTTCCATGTCTTTGTCAAATGGATCTCAGATGCATTCAA CAGTCCACAACAACTCGGCTTATCAGGTTCAACAGCCTGCTGGACCACCTATAAAGCCGGAAAACATGCACCAAGCCATTACATTACCTAACGTCTACACTAACGGTGCGTCCACCCTGCAACCTAGCGTGCAAGTTCCAGTCAACATGTCCGGTCATGCTGGTCGGATTGACGTGCCAGAAAACATGCTATTAGCTCAGAATTCCAACACGGGAATCGTGCAAGGAATGAACGGGGTGATGATTAAATCAGAGGGCGGCTTTGCAGGCGACTCCCACTTTATGTTTGGTGCAGACAACAATCTCATAGAACCTCGAAACGCGATTGGAGAAGCGTCCGTTTCTCCTTTCGCTGGTGGTGAGCCGGGTTCACAAGCACTGGATGAGTCCATGTTGGACCAGGAGACAGCCTCATTTGGATTTCTGGGACAGATACCGCGAAACTTCAGCCTTTCAGATTTGACAGCTGATTTCTCCAATAGCACAG ATATTCTAGAGAGCTACTCTAGATCGCCGTTTCTGGGAACGGAAGCAAACTTCTTGGACCCCCACATAAGAGGCGAACAACAAG ATGTTAGGAGACTGGACACCATATCAGAGGGCTTGAGTTACGATGATTTTGCCAGTGATTGA